A single window of Nicotiana sylvestris chromosome 3, ASM39365v2, whole genome shotgun sequence DNA harbors:
- the LOC104248254 gene encoding uncharacterized protein, protein MSSQPPPQQPHQHHLHKKPTSFPDFIFTAFSLFIFFSSSNPTTSIIRKFTPLISFPLNPRRFVRNPTMSNPSSTNLRNPTTHPFPNPQSLSDWLRPRLPSDSFSSWGVKPGTKNVNNLWLELSEGETLLADSTPPVRTVEVMVVRVIGKDNKVLVESHQELSNGIVRHRGRPLSEKMKPGETVEDAVFRAVKEELGSSIVKILPNSYSKKVEERVSASYPGLPACYVLHTVDAVVDGLPEEEFCTEETDEYGDSSGRMLADGAVSCKKHYWRWVDADSL, encoded by the coding sequence ATGTCTTCTCAGCCACCACCACAACAACCGCATCAGCATCACCTCCACAAAAAACCCACCTCTTTCCCTGACTTCATCTTCACTGCCTTTTCTCTCTtcattttcttctcttcttctaaCCCCACAACTTCTATTATCCGCAAATTCACCCCACTTATTTCTTTCCCTTTAAACCCCCGTCGATTCGTCAGAAATCCCACTATGTCCAACCCCTCTTCCACCAACCTTCGTAACCCTACCACCCACCCCTTCCCTAACCCACAGTCCCTCTCCGATTGGTTAAGACCGCGTTTGCCTTCCGATTCTTTTTCCTCTTGGGGTGTTAAACCGGGCACTAAGAACGTTAATAACCTCTGGCTCGAGTTATCTGAAGGGGAGACTTTGCTGGCTGATTCCACCCCTCCGGTTCGAACCGTGGAGGTGATGGTTGTTCGGGTTATTGGAAAAGACAATAAAGTCCTTGTTGAATCACACCAAGAATTGTCTAACGGCATCGTTAGGCACCGAGGCCGGCCGTTATCTGAAAAGATGAAGCCTGGTGAGACCGTTGAAGATGCGGTGTTTCGTGCAGTAAAAGAAGAGCTTGGTTCTTCAATTGTTAAGATATTGCCGAATTCGTACTCGAAGAAGGTGGAAGAAAGGGTTTCAGCGTCGTATCCTGGATTGCCTGCTTGTTATGTGTTGCATACAGTGGATGCCGTAGTGGACGGTTTGCCTGAAGAGGAGTTTTGCACGGAAGAGACCGATGAATATGGAGATTCTAGCGGGAGGATGCTCGCAGATGGTGCAGTTTCATGTAAAAAGCATTACTGGAGGTGGGTCGATGCTGATTCGTTGTGA